One window of Pseudochaenichthys georgianus chromosome 18, fPseGeo1.2, whole genome shotgun sequence genomic DNA carries:
- the LOC117463611 gene encoding uncharacterized protein, with translation MLLWIFLVLLGEICQVPAVGKNSSMTQDSGIITANVGQKVTLKCNCEDESVTFLSWYQQILGGKPVIISTRMRNSDATISPGYKERFGVFVNHNGGINDLTIKDLRLLDSASYYCGVLVFNTIEFGKGAFLHVKASKSNINAVVHQPALEPLWAGDSVILSCSVYATVCEGEQSLYWFRHGAAQPAIVYPSAGQCEHILKGGYGMRNCTLKLALKSVSSPDAGMYYCALASCGEIVFGNGTRVEILRDSTNQRFLLVYCLSLALAVSIIVILALAYIMYKLKKKSCTVCKETVSPQACSASDTLSQDADILHYAALSLNRTRERPHHEDNVESVCVYSRVKSRKV, from the exons ATGCTACTTTGGATTTTTCTTGTGCTTCTTGGTGAAATCT GTCAGGTGCCAGCTGTAGGAAAAAACTCAAGTATGACTCAGGATAGTGGGATCATAACAGCTAACGTTGGGCAGAAAGTGACTTTGAAATGTAATTGCGAGGACGAATCTGTAACTTTCCTTTCCTGGTACCAGCAAATCTTGGGAGGCAAACCTGTCATCATATCAACTCGAATGCGGAACTCAGATGCTACCATCTCCCCCGGGTATAAAGAAAGGTTTGGTGTCTTTGTAAATCATAATGGAGGCATCAACGATCTCACAATCAAAGATCTTCGCCTGTTGGATTCAGCAAGTTATTACTGTGGGGTTTTAGTATTCAACACAATTGAATTCGGAAAAGGAGCATTCCTTCATGTCAAAGCATCGAAGTCCAACATCAACGCGGTCGTCCATCAGCCGGCGTTGGAGCCACTTTGGGCGGGAGACTCTGTGATTTTGAGCTGTTCAGTGTATGCTACAGTATGTGAAGGGGAGCAGAGCCTCTACTGGTTCAGACATGGTGCGGCTCAGCCTGCAATCGTGTATCCCAGTGCCGGACAGTGTGAACATATCCTTAAAGGAGGGTATGGCATGAGAAATTGCACTTTAAAACTGGCTTTAAAGTCTGTCAGCTCTCCGGATGCAGGGATGTATTACTGTGCGCTGGCCTCCTGTGGGGAGATCGTGTTTGGAAATGGAACCAGAGTGGAGATTTTAA GAGATTCAACCAATCAACGATTTCTGCTGGTGTATTGCCTCAGTTTGGCATTGGCTGTTTCCATTATTGTGATCCTCGCCTTGGCTTACATTATGTACAAGCTGAAAAAAAAGTCTTGCACCGTCTGCAAAG AAACTGTTTCTCCTCAGGCGTGTTCAGCTTCTGATACTTTG AGCCAAGATGCAGACATTCTCCATTATGCTGCTCTGAGTCTGAACCGAACCAGAGAACGACCTCACCATGAAGACAACGTGGAAAGTGTTTGTGTCTACTCTAGAGTAAAAAGCAGGAAAGTTTAA
- the LOC117463613 gene encoding immunoglobulin superfamily member 2-like, giving the protein MFYHLNISNVQDSDSAIYYCGTTSGVVTEFDNGTFLVLKESSLRYLLQQPESDSVKPGGSVTLNCTVHTGTNDTEQSVYWFKKEKSTNSKHVGTMYIHTNGSSQCVQSLGSEFPAWSCVHSLSKQNVSLSDAGTYYCAVALCGEIIFGKGTRLEVGEKRQDIFPLLVHCMVAALIVSVILNIIVIGILCKVSRRENLHSGGVSPPHTSVAEYTPNIENQESKDLEYEALDFKTMRSKSKRKRSTEDETVYSTVRLT; this is encoded by the exons ATGTTCTACCATCTGAACATTTCGAATGTCCAGGACTCGGATTCAGCTATATACTACTGTGGAACAACCAGTGGCGTAGTCACTGAATTTGACAACGGAACTTTTTTGGTTTTGAAAG AGTCCAGTCTCAGGTATTTACTCCAGCAGCCGGAGTCCGACTCTGTGAAGCCTGGAGGCTCTGTTACTCTGAACTGCACGGTGCACACTGGAACCAATGACACAGAACAAAGTGTTTACTGGTTCAAAAAGGAGAAGTCAACAAACTCCAAACATGTGGGAACTATGTACATCCACACAAACGGCAGCAGTCAGTGTGTGCAGAGCCTGGGGTCCGAGTTTCCTGCGTGGAGCTGTGTGCACAGTTTATCAAAGCAGAATGTAAGCCTGTCTGACGCTGGGACGTATTACTGTGCTGTGGCTTTATGTGGAGAGATAATCTTCGGGAAAGGAACAAGACTGGAGGTTGGAG AGAAACGGCAAGACATCTTCCCTCTCTTGGTGCATTGTATGGTTGCAGCTCTGATTGTGTCTGTTATCTTGAACATCATCGTAATCGGTATCCTCTGCAAAGTGTCAAGGAGAGAAAACCTTCATTCTGGAg ggGTGTCTCCCCCCCACACTTCGGTCGCAGAATACACTCCTAACATTGAG AATCAGGAATCTAAAGATTTGGAGTACGAAGCTCTGGATTTCAAAACGATGCGAAGCAAGAGCAAAAGAAAGAGAAGCACAGAGGATGAGACGGTTTACTCTACAGTAAGACTGACCTAA